GTGCAGTTCTCGTCGGTGTACTACGTGGCCGGGCAGAAGATCCTGGTCCCGAAGTCGTCGAACGCGCAGTCGCTGACCGACCTCGCCGGGAAGCGCGTGTGCGCGGCGGCGAAGTCGACCTCGCTCGCGAAGATCGCCACCGACCCGGCCAAACCGGTCGCGGTGTCGGTGCCGAACTGGTCGGATTGCCTGGTGATGCTGCAGCAGGGCCAGGTCGACGCGGTGTCCACGGACGACACGATCCTGGCCGGCATGGCCGCGCAGGATCCGACGGTGAAGGTCGCGGGGGACCCGATGACGCAGGAGAATTACGGCGTCGGGATCCCGAAGGACGAGGAGGACCTGGTCCGTTTCGTGAACGCGGTGCTCGACAAGATCCGCGGCGACGGCACCTGGGCGAACAGTTACCAGAACTGGGTCGGCGCGCGGCTGGGACCGGCGAGCCCGCCGTCCCCGCAATACGGGTGACCAGGCCGGTCTCGCGGCGCGAGTTGTACGTTTTGAGCGGCAGGTTTGCCGCGGGGAGCTCGGGAGGTAGTTGTGTCGGAGGAGGCGCGCCGTCCTCGGCACGCAGCACCGGAGGGGGACGGCGACGAGGCGAAGGCCGCGGACCAGCCGTCCGGGCGGGGCGAGGCCGAGTGGACCCCGCCGCCGCCCGTGCGCTGGGACACCCCGGAACTGTCGGTGTCCGGGCGGCTGAACCCGCAGGCTGACCCGGACGCCGAGACGTTGATCAGCGCTCCGGTGCAGCGTCCGCAAGCCCCGGGCGGGCAGCCCGGTCAGCAGGCTCCGCGGGTCGGTCAGCCAGGCCAGCCGGGACAGCCGGGGCAGTCGGCACCGTCGGGTCAGCCCGCTCAGCCCAGCCAGCCGGGACAGCCCGCTCAGCCGGGGCAAGCCGGGCAGCAGCCGCGCACGCAGGGCCGTCCGGCTCCGCGCGGCGGTCAGCCGATGCCGCCGCAAGGCCGTCCGCAGCCGCCGTCGCAAGGCCAGCCGTACCCCGGTCAGCCCGCGCCGCCGTCGCAGGGCCAGCCGTATCCGCCGCAGTCGCGCACCGGTCAGCGGCCGGTCCCGCAAAACCGTCCGCAACAAGCGCAGCAGGGCAACCGCCCGTCGCGCCCGCCGGAGAACCGCGCCACCGGCCCGAACTCCGGCCCGATCCCGATGGGCGCCGCGGCGCAGGGAAAACCCCCGGCTGACGGAGGGGAGGCCCCGACGCGTCCGCCGGGCGACCTCGCGCCGGTGATCCTGCCGCAGTCGAACCAGCCGGTGGCTCCGGCCGATCCGGCCGCGCCGATGCCGACCAGCGTGCTGGCCAGCCCGACGCCGCACACCCAGAGCATCATGCCGCCGACCCCGCGGGTGGCCCCCGCCGACGGCGGCCCGCTGCCCGACCACGGCACGGACAGCGTCCTGCCGTCCGGACCCAGCGAGGGCCACGGCACCGGCACGCACGGTTCGCACGGCTCGCAAGGCACCGGCACGGGTACCGGAACGGGCTCGTTCCCCGGCACCTCGCGGCGCACCGGCTCGCGCGGCACCCGCCGTTCCCGGCGCGGCCGGCTCGGCGCGGGTCTCATCGACATCCCGCCGGTGCCGTACCGCGATCCGTCGACCGCGGTGCTGGCGAACCCGGTCGTGGCCGAGGACAAGCGGTTCTGCGGCAACTGCAGCGCGAAGGTCGGCCGCGGCAAGGACGGCCAGCCGGGCGAGCCCGAGGGCACCTGCGAGAAGTGCGGCACGCCGTTCTCGTTCGTCGCGAAGCTGAAGGCGCACGAGCTCGTCGGCGGCCAGTACGAGGTGCTCGGCGCGCTCGCGTACGGCGGTCTCGGC
The nucleotide sequence above comes from Amycolatopsis sp. AA4. Encoded proteins:
- a CDS encoding glutamate ABC transporter substrate-binding protein, whose amino-acid sequence is MLAVVAVLAAACGTAAQPMEAAPVTDAAWPTPAGVGGPDAAAGGDSDTSCNPLASLAPNGLDTSGPSLQKIKQRGKLIAGVDQTTYLFGFRNPKTGKLEGFDIDLVNEIARQIFGSDGHVQYRAITSSQRETVLKEHQVDVVVRTYSITCARRKQVQFSSVYYVAGQKILVPKSSNAQSLTDLAGKRVCAAAKSTSLAKIATDPAKPVAVSVPNWSDCLVMLQQGQVDAVSTDDTILAGMAAQDPTVKVAGDPMTQENYGVGIPKDEEDLVRFVNAVLDKIRGDGTWANSYQNWVGARLGPASPPSPQYG